atactagttgtattagctagagtccattcttctttaaccttaggtttcttcttgtaaaccaggttaacgacttaaagacttcattgggattgtgaagccagaccgatactactttctcgtagttgtgtgatctgatcttgcatattatatcgtgttgagtacaatcgtaatgattggattgagattaatatctccgataggaaagatataaaagtagtcacaaacatcttcgtctcatcgtttgtgattccacattatcttctttcgccgcgttgattaagattattatgaggtgattgataattctaggttgttcttcaggaatataagtccgggttatcaattggttcctgttcaccttgatttatcaaaagacagaacaaaaacttgtaggtatttctgtgggagacagatttaactattaccgtagacttttctgtatgatataaatttgtttattaaagtcttcgactttgggtcgtagcaactcttagttgtgggtaagatcatctaagggaatcaagtgtgtagtatcctgctgggatcagagacgtaaggagcgcaactataccttggaacagtgtgagattgatttgggttcaactacagtccagaccgaagttagtttgtaataagCTGGTGTCTGTAACTCTTAATACTGTGTGTGTTCAACCGaagttgattgatacttgaacattggtttttggtaccgttcaagtgatttctcttgtattcaattagactcgcagatttctatttgcttgggtaagaattgaatcgagaaagagagatataactctttgatatactttattaagattgagtctagttgattctcttgaaagtacattggagttagtccatacagattgctaatcgaaatattgggtgtgcttgTTATAACCCCACTTTTTCAAAGAGTTAGTCGAAGACAAAGAGGAAACCACACCAAAGGAGAATtccaaggaaccggttcctacTTTCACCACTCCACCCCCGTTTCCTATCCGATTTGCCAAGTCGAAGAAAGACTTGGAATACAAGGATATTTGGGACATCCTTAAGAAAGTACAAGCcaatattccactcattgaagCTATTCGACAAATTCCTCGCTATGCAAAGTTCTTAAAGGAGTTGTgcatgaagaagaaagggttgaaAGGGAATGAAGTcatgagtgtgggggagaatgcttcggcgttAATTCtcaagaaactcccacctaaattaaAGGACCCTGGTAGTTTCACTATACCTTGCATAATTGGTAAAACAAGGTTTACTCGAGCTTTGCTAAATTTGGGAGCATCGGTTAATGTTATGCCTTCCTcgatttatgattctttgaatcttggtcctcttaaggaGACGAGGGTAGTTCTTGAACTTGCTAAccgatctaatgtttacccaaaaGGGATTATTGagaatgttttggtgcaggttaatgAGCTTGTATTCCCATCCGATTTCTATGTCTTAGACATGAATGATGAGAATTCTTCCAAGTCTACACCTTTTCTATTGGGTAGACCATTCTTAAGCACCGCggaacgaagattgatgtccaaaATGGCgccttgactatggagtttgatggtgaAGTCATCTGCTTCAAAATATTTGAGACGATGAGATGCCCAAGTGATGGGAAGTCATGTTTTTCCGAGGAAGAGATTGATGCAGGCTAATGAATCTTGCAAGagctaagtcgggccgtcgactttaaaacaagcgcttcataggaggcaacccataggtttgtatttcttatctttttttttttttttcttgttccatatcatgttaggatttcccaccatgactttactaggacgatccaattacattgaggacaatgtaaggtttaagtgtggaagagtggttaagcatatttaaaaaaaaaattgcataaaacctccaacttgtagagattttagagtcactagcatacttctaggtatgtttgcatagagaattctgaccgacataactgaacttggaagtgttacggtactacgttcggattttttatttgttagagtgttaaataatggatttaatcattccggtggcaaatgaggtgcaaagggaaatgcattattagagttgctgatcaattaTTAGTGGAAACTACCcatatttatatcatgtgaggcaccgaccataaattatttgtagctgactaaaaaagctttgttttgagtgtgtgttaccgtacgttaattccgggtagaatggtgatctacccaacttcacaccaattttcagcactatttttgatctcttgagtgctaatttttgtcaatcatgagggtgacgtctatagatgaaagcttCCTTCTTGTatttcgatttgcagttagcaccattctctctctcgacaacaacgggtccatagaaacaccattatcatcaacaagtggagtgGAGCATTACaagaaaagttgaagacgtttgaggtttacaagcaacagaacaagaaaagagaaaatttcatattcaagtaaagcaacatacaaagagtaattttttttatatatattgaagatttacaatacaatgagcataattaaacatacaagttgaagacttatttacaagagcaaagaaaatcaaaaggtgaaaattattgaagtttatgatttcgagacgatacatgttgtgaagaatcaagcggtgaAGTATTTTTGCcatggccatggtttgttttatttcactttgttttgtattatttctcttgtcttaaaaaaattaaaaattaaaaacaaaataaaaaataatatatatatatatatatgagacaagagaaaaattgatcattgtttttattttttatttaataagaCGTGGGAAAGAAagatctataaggaagtttcaagcgacaaggctTCTAAGGAAAAAGGTTaaaaaattgtcaaggatctacgaaattcaagagtttatcatcaatagttgaagccgaagacgaagaccaagaagatacatacgaggagcggaagacgtttctattggatgctgtgagagtggtgttatcatcattgcaatcggatgtgaaggtgagtaagtaatctcatcctcgataatagtggttgatttcctttcttagagatcgtcagaaaaatggtttttcaaaatgttaaaagatgtgggtttttaaaatatttcggaagttgtccttcccaccattcaacgtgttgcaggaattctctcttcattcctacatgcacacatgtgagaaccataaaagtacgtcttttgagtgcaatttcataaaacccattttggtgaggcagaagtcgaggcgaaatgcttattgatcgctctcaaacacgcgttctctcattatggggtggttatttctcactcgacatttaagaatgagaatatgttctttagtatttctaacttcttattactagcatgcaaaaagtttatgtcctcatagctcttgggatgcttgggacgctggaacgctttgaagttgaagtaggttttgtgggtatatctctagtaagccctcacgagactataactcgtccactacggacacctaggggtttaaaggcttgttatacgtgctaagtttAACCGTTTTCTCGATGAAATGGATGTATTTGTTTTAGTTTAGTTTGCTCGGggactagaaaagtctaagtgtgggggaatttgataggtgtagaatacacctcgATTTactatctattggttatgctttctttgctatttttcttgtaaattatgcattttacgcgtgtttttgagttattaggtactctggagtcgtacggagcaaaagaagaagaaatcacccaatttaagCCGAAAGGGAAAAAAGTTCATTCAACGGGCGAGCATTATTAGGAGCCCAGTTGAGATTAAGGGTCATCCAGATCTGAGTTTAAAAGAAATGTGTTAAAGGAACCCAAACAGTTCATCAGGGCACCCACCTGATATATTCTTCTTGAGAGGATTGCTATTGGGCGGCCCATAATTGTACCCAGATCCAGACCGAATTCTTATAATTTCAATTGAGAATTGATTGAACTGATGAGGGGATTAGTGATTGATTTGGGGTTTTGCTGGAAAttgaaataaagataaaacatgGGATGATACTGCTAGATTAAAAACGAAGAAGAATACACAGAAACAAGTGAGATGATCAAAATTGTGAGATGCTGTGGATTTGTGATGGGATTTAAGCCTTGGGATGTTGAAAAGAAGAATTGATGGATACTGTGGCATGCAATGGCTAGGTTAGAAGATGGAGTTGATTTTGTTCCTACTGTGATGATTAACATGGAAAAAGATGATGGTTCTGCTTAAAGGGATGTGACACTTGGatgagattttgatgttgttttgtcaCTGTTGGAGAATCAGAAGATGGGTGAGAGAAGAACCTGCAGAGAATGGGttatctgttgctgctgctgtgataAACATGGAGATAGAGATGGAATTTGAGTTGGTTGTGGATGAATTAAGCACACAAAGAAGAGGATTAAGAAGATTGGTGGTGATGTTATCAGTTTGCAGTAGCAGGAATTATACGGGAAGATGAATGTGATGTTATTGATactatagatgaatgttaggattgtgTAGGAAAGAATGGTCTGAATTTGTCCTGGAGATGTCAGAGAAACAAACGGAACTCTGTCGTATTTTCATACCGACGAGTTAACTCAATGAGTCCGTTAACCACTCCAGCATGTAACTCAATTGAGTAAGCCAAGTAGACCGAGTTAGATTGCTGACTCGGTATCTGAATTCCTCTCTTGACTCCTTTGACTACCAGAAGACCGTCATCTTGACGGTTAAATGTGACGGATCCTTGACGAAATATTCCGTCGACGGAGAAGAATATTTAGACAACCGACGGGCAACTTTCCGGCCGGATTCCGGTGATGCCGAGTACTTTCCCGGTGACCAAAAATTACataattttgtgtatatttctcTCATGGGTGAAAATACTTGGATTTGGAATTGGATGTGGAATTTGGCTTGAAATTGAATTTGGAAGAGAAGTGGAGGAATTTTACAGAGACAAGGACTTGGAGATTGAATGGGAAAGAGATTCGATTCTTAAGAggattgcaagcaaattgaagtctataaatagaaaagttctctacttttctctacACTTTTGCACAcctttttacacacacaacacttgtggttttgcttgtttttcaaaattcttcttttaattatttgtgtgaacttcaaaattcttcttttaattaattgtgtgaatttcaaaaacatgagtagctatttttcttattgattggggatgaattcctagttcttaacatatgatttgagttttattttaaacctactttgaagtttttcacatgattatcgtttgtttttattaATAAGAATGTTTATGCTTGCAGGATAAatcgtttaggtggccaactgaattgatTTATTATTCAATCTAAAGCTAGTAAATGTTAGGGAATACGTAATTGTTTCTTGATTCTTTACACAAGTaaaaaacacgagaccttgcagaggaattctgtggag
This DNA window, taken from Papaver somniferum cultivar HN1 unplaced genomic scaffold, ASM357369v1 unplaced-scaffold_133, whole genome shotgun sequence, encodes the following:
- the LOC113333804 gene encoding uncharacterized protein LOC113333804, which encodes MTPYLMDSLKELVEDKEETTPKENSKEPVPTFTTPPPFPIRFAKSKKDLEYKDIWDILKKVQANIPLIEAIRQIPRYAKFLKELCMKKKGLKGNEVMSVGENASALILKKLPPKLKDPGSFTIPCIIGKTRFTRALLNLGASVNVMPSSIYDSLNLGPLKETRVVLELANRSNVYPKGIIENVLVQVNELVFPSDFYVLDMNDENSSKSTPFLLGRPFLSTAERRLMSKMAP